The following proteins are encoded in a genomic region of Glycine soja cultivar W05 chromosome 17, ASM419377v2, whole genome shotgun sequence:
- the LOC114392458 gene encoding heat stress transcription factor A-2-like has protein sequence MGGEEVARVKAELFDDNESDRNDDDVLSESKDSGVTTAHAVKEEMDDGAANWSSSSSTSPKPMEGLHEVGPPPFLKKTFEMVEDPHTNPIVSWSQTRHSFVVWDSHEFSKTLLPKYFKHSNFSSFVRQLNTYGFRKVDSDRWEFANEGFQGGKKHLLKNIRRRSKCNKLHQGAFNMMKPDVDSEVEKLKKDQNILKVEILKLRQQQENSHVQLTNVQERIRCAEMKQFQMMYFLTRMARRPAFVEQLVHKIRRKREIDGNDMVKRPRLMGNPCHVPFPKTMETTPNFDYRHQQGHKQFATLQSELNVTEVNSSRMEHPTPSPLEDELGNSLQGLRAHGCSRARAQDASSSAYHVMSEKLMRENSIVDEELDVNDSNIYLELEDLITKPTDWSVGSASGLVEQTS, from the exons ATGGGGGGAGAAGAAGTAGCAAGAGTCAAAGCAGAGTTGTTCGACGACAACGAAAGCGATCGCAACGACGACGACGTTTTGAGCGAGAGCAAGGACTCGGGAGTGACGACGGCTCACGCAGTGAAAGAAGAGATGGATGACGGCGCCGCTAACTGGTCTTCGTCGTCGTCGACTTCGCCCAAACCGATGGAAGGGTTGCACGAGGTGGGCCCCCCTCCGTTCCTGAAGAAGACGTTTGAAATGGTGGAGGACCCTCACACCAACCCCATTGTGTCGTGGAGCCAAACTCGCCATAGTTTCGTCGTTTGGGACTCGCATGAGTTCTCCAAAACCCTTCTCCCAAAGTACTTCAAGCACAGTAATTTCTCAAGCTTCGTTCGCCAGCTCAACACCTAT GGCTTTAGGAAGGTTGATTCGGACCGTTGGGAGTTTGCGAATGAAGGATTCCAAGGAGGGAAGAAGCATTTGCTGAAGAACATAAGGAGGAGGAGTAAGTGCAACAAACTGCATCAGGGAGCATTCAATATGATGAAGCCAGACGTGGATTCTGAAGTGGAGAAGCTGAAGAAAGACCAGAACATTTTGAAGGTGGAGATTCTGAAGCTGAGGCAGCAGCAGGAAAATTCTCATGTTCAGCTCACAAATGTTCAGGAGAGAATTCGGTGTGCAGAGATGAAGCAGTTTCAGATGATGTATTTCCTCACCAGAATGGCTAGAAGGCCTGCGTTTGTTGAGCAGTTAGTCCATAAGATTAGGCGAAAAAGAGAGATTGATGGTAATGACATGGTTAAGAGGCCTAGATTGATGGGAAATCCGTGCCATGTACCCTTCCCTAAGACAATGGAAACAACACCTAATTTTGATTATAGACACCAACAAGGTCATAAACAATTTGCAACATTGCAATCTGAGCTCAATGTGACAGAAGTGAACTCCAGTAGGATGGAGCACCCAACTCCCTCTCCTTTAGAAGATGAATTAGGCAACTCTTTGCAAGGGTTAAGGGCTCATGGTTGTTCTAGAGCAAGGGCACAAGATGCATCTTCTTCTGCCTATCATGTTATGTCAGAAAAACTAATGAGAGAAAATTCTATAGTTGATGAAGAACTAGATGTGAATGACTCCAATATCTATCTTGAATTAGAGGATTTGATTACTAAGCCTACAGATTGGTCTGTTGGATCTGCAAGTGGATTGGTGGAACAAACTAGTTGA
- the LOC114392259 gene encoding uncharacterized protein LOC114392259 → MEEFRSKSYGDGRMQIEAYRGANIQDLRCYSASYASSVHPTTTTTTTTTQTQLGGNNNNEAKFKKGKSTNGSTSKSWSFSDPELQRKKRVASYKVYAVEGKLKGSLRKSFKWLKDRCNRVVYG, encoded by the coding sequence ATGGAAGAGTTCAGATCCAAATCGTACGGTGACGGAAGGATGCAGATTGAGGCCTACCGTGGAGCGAACATTCAAGATCTCCGCTGCTACAGCGCCTCCTACGCCTCTTCGGTGcacccaacaacaacaacaacaacaacaacaacgcagACCCAGCTGGGAGGAAACAACAACAACGAAGCCAAGTTCAAGAAGGGAAAGTCCACAAACGGGTCCACATCGAAAAGTTGGAGCTTTAGTGACCCCGAATTGCAGAGGAAAAAGAGGGTCGCTAGTTACAAGGTCTATGCTGTTGAAGGAAAACTCAAAGGCTCTCTCAGGAAGAGTTTCAAGTGGCTCAAGGACAGGTGCAACAGAGTTGTCTATGGCTAG
- the LOC114394039 gene encoding DNA repair protein recA homolog 3, mitochondrial-like, translating to MTCCHIPFSFFKICSSFEPLKVKPASMARLLRNTSLLTRSLFFPKVFKLGMIGTSQILSFSSKGRRRSKSDGSDSGEENMSKKELALQQALDQITSAFGKGSIMWLGRSVSPKNVPVVSTGSFALDVALGIGGLPKGRVVEIYGPEASGKTTLALHVIAEAQKQGGYCVFVDAEHALDKTLAESIGVNTTNLLLSQPDCGEQALSLVDTLIRSGSVDVVVVDSVAALVPKGELDGEMGDAHMAMQARLMSQALRKLSHALSLSQTILIFINQVRSKISTFGGFSGPTEVTCGGNALKFYASVRLNIKRIGFVKKGEEILGSQVLVKVVKNKLAPPFKTAEFELQFGKGICKETEIIDLSVNHKLISKAGAMFYYNEHSFRGKDALKNFLAENRSALEELEMKLREKLLNAETEKMQESDVINGYVTEEIATVDSTNDNVTEKIATVDSTDEEAAAIVEA from the exons ATGACATGTTGTCACATTCCATTTTCCTTCTTCAAAATTTGTTCTTCCTTTGAACCCCTCAAAGTCAAACCTGCTTCTATGGCGAGACTGCTTCGGAACACTTCCCTTCTCACACGCTCCCTATTCTTCCCTAAG GTCTTTAAACTAGGAATGATTGGCACTTCTCAGATTTTGAGCTTCTCGTCTAAAG GTAGAAGGCGCTCTAAATCTGATGGAAGTGACTCAGGTGAAGAGAACATGTCTAAGAAAGAGTTGGCCCTTCAGCAAGCTCTTGATCAGATCACTTCCGCATTTGGAAAGGGATCCATCATGTGGCTTGGTCGTTCTGTCTCACCAAAAAATGTACCTGTTGTGTCTACTGGTTCTTTTGCTCTTGATGTAGCACTAGGAATTGGTGGTCTTCCAAAG GGACGTGTTGTGGAAATATATGGTCCAGAGGCTTCTGGAAAAACAACTCTTGCTTTACATGTGATTGCAGAGGCACAAAAGCAAGGAG GCTATTGTGTCTTTGTCGATGCCGAGCATGCCCTTGATAAGACACTGGCAGAGTCTATTGGTGTGAATACAACGAACTTGCTTCTCTCCCAACCTGATTGTGGTGAACAAGCACTAAGTCTTGTGGATACCTTAATCCGTAGTGGTTCAGTTGATGTAGTTGTTGTTGACAGT GTGGCTGCTCTTGTTCCTAAAGGTGAGCTTGATGGTGAAATGGGTGATGCTCACATGGCAATGCAGGCTAGGTTGATGAGCCAGGCTCTTCGAAAATTGAGCCATGCCTTGTCACTTTCTCaaactatattaatttttataaaccaG GTGAGGTCAAAGATTTCAACTTTTGGGGGATTTAGTGGGCCTACTGAAGTTACTTGTGGTGGGAATGCATTGAAATTCTATGCTTCAGTGCGGCTAAATATCAAGAGAATAGGGTTTGTCAAGAAGGGTGAAGAG ATTTTAGGAAGTCAGGTTCTTGTCAAGGTTGTGAAGAACAAGCTTGCCCCTCCATTTAAAACTGCCGAGTTTGAGCTTCAATTTGGCAAAGGTATATGTAAAGAAACAGAGATTATAGACTTGAGCGTAaatcacaaactcatctcaaaggctggtgcCATGTTTTACTATAACGAACATAGTTTCCGTGGTAAGGATGCCCTAAAGAATTTTCTGGCCGAGAATCGAAGTGCATTAGAAGAACTTGAAATGAAGCTCAGGGAGAAGCTTCTTAATGCTGAGACAGAAAAGATGCAAGAGTCGGATGTAATTAATGGATATGTTACCGAAGAAATTGCAACAGTTGATTCTACTAATGACAATGTTACAGAAAAAATTGCAACAGTTGATTCTACTGATGAAGAAGCTGCAGCTATTGTTGAAGCATGA
- the LOC114391394 gene encoding IQ domain-containing protein IQM1-like has product MGLSLSLLQSAWEEIVRHFPFSDLPLSISFASKDGTLILRASSFKRRESESAITVLSNGSRSSNRLRDNRPQHVILERNFSFVQDEENNKMGWDTLASKGGELKHKPVPVLSLPQAAIFSHSRPASELDAAATKLQKVYKSYRTRRNLADCAVVVEELWWKALDFAALKRSSVSFFDVEKPETAASRWARARTRVAKVGKGLSKDDKAQKLALQHWLEAIDPRHRYGHNLHMYYDIWFESRSTQPFFYWLDVGDGKEINLKKCPRSTLQSQCIKYLGPKEREEYEVIVENGKLVYKKDGRLVDTDEKSKWIFVLSTTRALYVGRKQKGTFQHSSFLSGGATTAAGRLVAHQGALEAIWPYSGHYHPTEENFKEFISFLEEHNVDLTNVKRCAIDDDNPSLIGTNSFTATNESQQAMGPTLNSHTGPASAINVNDSKTHKKDDAATFNLSKRLSCKWTTGAGPRIGCVRDYPEHLQSRALEQVNLSPRPTSARLSNYGPIPSPRPSPKVRMSPRIAYMGLPSPRNPIPAAS; this is encoded by the exons ATGGGATTATCACTCTCCTTACTCCAATCTGCGTGGGAAGAAATTGTTAGACATTTTCCCTTTTCTGATTTGCCTCTCAGCATCAGCTTTGCTTCCAAAGATGGAACTTTGATTTTAAGGGCATCAAGCTTCAAGAGAAGAGAATCAGAAAGTGCTATTACTGTTTTGTCAAACGGGTCCAGAAGTTCGAACCGGTTGAGGGATAACAGACCCCAACATGTGATCCTTGAAAGAAACTTTTCGTTTGTTCAAGATGAGGAGAACAACAAAATGGGTTGGGATACTCTTGCAAGCAAAGGTGGTGAATTGAAACATAAACCAGTGCCTGTGCTTTCTCTGCCTCAAGCAGCGATTTTCTCTCACTCTAGACCTGCCTCTGAGCTTGATGCTGCAGCAACAAAGCTTCAAAAAGTTTACAAGAGTTACCGTACTCGAAGAAACCTTGCAGATTGTGCAGTGGTTGTGGAAGAGCTATG GTGGAAGGCATTAGACTTTGCAGCTCTCAAACGGAGTTCTGTGTCATTCTTTGATGTTGAAAAACCAGAAACCGCCGCGTCACGGTGGGCAAGGGCAAGGACAAGAGTAGCTAAG gtcGGCAAAGGTTTATCCAAAGATGACAAAGCACAAAAACTAGCCCTGCAACATTGGCTTGAAGCT ATTGACCCACGTCATCGTTATGGACACAATTTGCACATGTATTATGATATTTGGTTTGAAAGTCGAAGCACTCAACCATTTTTCTACTG GTTGGATGTTGGAGATGGCAAAGAAATAAATCTTAAGAAATGTCCAAGGAGCACTCTACAAAGCCAATGCATTAAATATCTTGGACCA aaagaaagagaagaatacGAAGTAATAGTTGAAAATGGAAAGCTAGTTTACAAAAAGGATGGTAGGCTTGTGGACACTGATGAGAAATCCAAATGGATATTTGTTCTTAGCACCACAAGGGCCTTGTATGTGGGGAGAAAACAAAAGGGTACGTTTCAACACTCAAGCTTTCTTTCTGGCGGTGCAACCACAGCAGCTGGCAGATTAGTGGCCCATCAAGGTGCCCTTGAG GCTATTTGGCCATATAGTGGTCACTACCACCCCACAGAAGAGAACTTCAAAGAATTTATAAGCTTTCTTGAGGAGCACAATGTAGACCTCACCAATGTAAAG AGATGTGCTATAGATGATGATAATCCATCACTTATTGGGACTAATTCATTTACTGCCACTAATGAATCACAACAAGCTATGGGCCCTACTCTAAATTCTCACACAGGCCCAGCAAGTGCAATCAATGTCAATGATAGCAAGACGCACAAAAAGGATGATGCAGCAACATTTAACTTGTCTAAGAGGTTGTCTTGTAAGTGGACCACTGGGGCTGGACCTCGTATTGGGTGTGTCCGTGACTATCCTGAACATTTGCAATCGAGGGCGTTGGAACAGGTCAATTTGTCTCCAAGGCCCACTTCTGCACGCCTGAGCAATTACGGCCCAATTCCTTCACCCAGGCCCAGCCCGAAAGTGAGGATGTCTCCCAGGATTGCTTACATGGGCTTGCCCAGTCCAAGAAACCCAATTCCAGCTGCGAGTTAA
- the LOC114393200 gene encoding nucleosome assembly protein 1;3-like, translating into MSNDKDTFNVADLTSALNEDNRADLVNALKSKIQSLAGQHSDILESLSPNVRKRVEVLREIQGQHDELEAKFFEERAALEAKYQKLYQPLYTKRYEIVNGTTEVEEGAVKETAPDNEEDQEKGVPAFWLTAMKNNEVLAEEISERDEGALKYLKDIKWSRIENPKGFKLDFFFDTNPYFTNSVLTKTYHMIDEDEPILEKAIGTEIQWHPGKCLTQKILKKKPKKGSKNAKPITKTENCESFFNFFNPPQVPEDDEDIDEDVAEELQNQMEQDYDIGSTIRDKIIPHAVSWFTGEAIQGDEFGDLEDDEDDEDIEEDDDEDEEDDDDDDDDDDDEEESKTKKKSSAPKKSGRAQLGDGQQGERPPECKQQ; encoded by the exons ATGAGCAACGACAAGGACACATTCAACGTCGCCGATCTCACTTCTG CTCTCAACGAGGACAATAGAGCAGACCTTGTCAATGCTCTTAAG AGCAAGATACAGAGTTTGGCTGGACAACACTCGGATATTCTAGAGTCTCTGTCGCCCAATGTCCGAAAGCGTGTTGAGGTTCTTAGAGAGATCCAG GGCCAACATGATGAATTAGAGGCTAAATTTTTTGAAGAGAGAGCAGCTCTCGAGGCCAAATACCAAAAATTGTATCAACCACTTTACACAAAG CGGTACGAAATAGTAAATGGTACTACGGAAGTTGAAGAAGGGGCAGTGAAAGAAACAGCACCTGATAATGAAGAGGATCAag AGAAAGGAGTGCCTGCATTTTGGCTTACTGCTATGAAAAACAATGAAGTGTTGGCTGAGGAG ATTTCAGAGCGTGACGAAGGTGCTCTTAAGTATCTCAAAGATATCAAGTGGAGCAGGATAGAAAACCCTAAAGGATTCAAGCTTGACTTTTTCTTTGATACCAACCCTTATTTTACCAATTCTGTCttgacaaaaacatatcatatgATTGATGAGGATGAACCAATATTGGAGAAAGCAATTGG gACTGAAATTCAATGGCACCCAGGAAAATGTCTGACACAGAAGATTCTTAAGAAAAAACCTAAGAAGGGTTCGAAGAATGCTAAACCAATTACCAAAACTGAAAATTGTGAAAGCTTCTTCAATTTCTTCAACCCCCCGCAAGTTCCTGAAGATGATGAAGACATTGATGAAGATGTG gcTGAGGAACTTCAGAATCAGATGGAACAAGACTATGACATAGG GTCCACAATAAGAGACAAGATTATTCCCCATGCTGTATCATGGTTTACTGGGGAGGCCATTCAGGGGGACGAGTTTGGAGATCTGGAGGACGATGAGGATGATGAAGATATTGAAGAGGAcgatgatgaagatgaagaggacgatgacgatgatgatgatgacgatgATGATGAGGAAGAGAGCAAGACCAAAAAGAAG TCATCAGCACCTAAG AAGAGTGGAAGAGCACAACTTGGTGATGGCCAGCAGGGTGAGCGACCTCCAGAGTGCAAGCAGCAGTAG
- the LOC114393339 gene encoding casein kinase 1-like protein 1 — MEPRVGNKFRLGRKIGSGSFGEIYLGTNIQTNEEVAIKLENVKTKHPQLLYESKLYRILQGGTGIPNVRWFGVEGDYNVLVMDLLGPSLEDLFNFCSRKLSLKTVLMLADQMINRVEFIHSKSFLHRDIKPDNFLMGLGRRANQVYAIDFGLAKKYRDSSTHQHIPYRENKNLTGTARYASMNTHLGIEQSRRDDLESLGYVLMYFLRGSLPWQGLKAGTKKQKYEKISEKKVSTSIEALCRGYPTEFASYFHYCRSLRFDDKPDYAYLKRIFRDLFIREGFQFDYVFDWTILKYQQSQLATPPTRAIGPSAGTSSGMPPAVTNADRHTGGEEGRPPALVSVDSSRRRMSGPILNTLSSANVLGQSSGSSRRAAVSSSRDAFVGAESDIRTRTAEASPGAAHRGLSGQRSSPIGSSDPKRVVSSGRNASHVKNYDTALRGMEGLQLENDERTHY, encoded by the exons ATGGAACCTCGTGTTGGGAATAAGTTTCGCCTGGGTCGGAAGATCGGAAGCGGCTCCTTTGGGGAGATCTATTtag GCACTAATATTCAGACAAACGAAGAGGTTGCAATAAAGCTC GAAAATGTCAAGACAAAGCATCCCCAATTGCTGTATGAGTCCAAGTTGTACAGAATTCTCCAGGGAGGAA CTGGAATTCCTAATGTCAGATGGTTTGGAGTGGAGGGAGATTACAATGTTTTAGTGATGGATCTGCTTGGACCCAGTCTTGAAGATCTATTTAACTTCTGCAGTAGAAAACTATCACTAAAGACAGTTCTCATGCTTGCTGATCAAATG ATCAACCGTGTTGAGTTCATTCATTCAAAATCATTTCTGCATCGGGATATCAAACCGGATAACTTTCTAATGGGATTAGGAAGGCGTGCAAACCAG GTTTATGCTATTGATTTTGGTTTGGCTAAGAAATACCGAGATAGTTCAACACATCAACACATTCCTTACAG ggaaaataaaaatttgactgGAACTGCAAGATATGCTAGCATGAATACTCACCTTGGCATTG AGCAAAGCAGAAGAGATGATCTCGAGTCTCTTGGTTATGTTTTGATGTACTTCTTGAGAGGAAG TCTTCCTTGGCAGGGTCTTAAAGCGGGAACAAAGAAACAGAAGTACGAGAAAATCAGTGAAAAAAAGGTTTCTACCTCGATTGAA GCCTTGTGTCGAGGTTATCCAACAGAATTTGCATCTTACTTCCATTACTGCCGATCATTGAGGTTTGATGATAAGCCAGATTATGCTTATCTCAAAAGGATATTCCGTGACTTGTTCATTCGTGAAg GATTCCAGTTTGATTATGTCTTTGACTGGACCATTTTGAAGTATCAGCAATCACAGCTAGCCACTCCTCCAACACGGGCCATT GGTCCTAGTGCTGGAACCAGTTCTGGAATGCCCCCGGCTGTTACTAATGCTGATAGGCATACAG GAGGGGAAGAAGGGCGACCTCCTGCTTTGGTTTCAGTGGATTCCTCGAGGCGGAGAATGTCAGGGCCCATTTTAAATACT TTATCAAGTGCCAATGTCTTGGGTCAGTCAAGTGGATCATCTAGGCGGGCTGCTGTTTCTAGTAGCCGTGATGCATTTGTTGGTGCTGAGTCAGATATTCGGACTCGCACTGCTGAGGCTAGCCCTGGAGCAGCACATCGAGGTTTGAGTGGGCAAAGAAGTTCACCAATTGGATCTTCTGATCCTAAGAGAGTTGTATCATCCGGGAGAAATGCTTCtcatgtgaaaaattatgacactGCGCTTAGGGGCATGGAAGGTTTGCAATTAGAGAATGATGAGAGGACCCATTATTAA